The Kiritimatiellia bacterium DNA segment GTGACGATCGTCGCGATGGGGTGGGCGGGACGCGAGCGGACCGCGGAGGATGAGTTGTGTGCGCGCGCGCTCGCGGCGCGGTTGGAGGGGCGCCGGGTGGACGGGCGCCAGCTGGTGCGGCGCCTGCGGGCATCCCCGGAGGCACGCAAGTTCGGGGATCCGGCGCGGCCGTGGTTTGCGGCGGAGGACCTCGAGATTGCGCTCGATCTCGACCGGTACGAGTTTGCGATCGCGGTGGCGCGTGGCGATGACGGCGTGCTCCGCTCGCGCGCGGTCCCCGCGGAGGGCACCGGCGATGGTGGAGCCTGAACGGGTGGCGGTGTTGAATCCGGCGCCAGAGCGACCGGACGGCCGGTATGTGCTGTATTGGATGCAGCAGTCGCAACGCGCGGAGTGGAATCCGGCGCTGGCGCGCGCCATCGAGCATGCGAACCGCTTCCGGCGCCCAGTCGTTGTCGGCTTTGCGCTGACGCCGTCGTACCCAGATGCGAATGCGCGGCACTACTGTTTCATGCTCGAAGGCCTCGAGGAGGTTCGTCGCACGCTCCAGACGCGGGGCATCGGCTGGGTGTTGCGGATCGGGGATCCTCCGGAGGTGATTGCGGCGCTCGCTTCGGAGGCCGTGCTGGTCGTCACCGATCGTGGGTACATGCCGGTGCAGGTTGCGTGGCGGCGCGAGCTCGCGGCGCGGGTGCACGTGCGGCTCGAGCAGGTCGAGGGCGATGTCGTGGTGCCGGTGGAGACCGCCTCGGATCACGAGGAGTACGCCGCGCGCACGCTTCGGCCAAAGATCCACCGGCATCGCGCCAGGTTCTTGACCCCGTTCGCGGAGCCGGAAGTGGCGGTGCGCTGCGATGCGGCGCCGGTGGGGGAGGTGTGGACGAACACTGGGGACCTGCTGCGACGGCTTCGGGTGGACGGTTCCGTTGCGCCCTCCACCATCTTTCATGGCGGCACTTCGGAGGCGCGGCGACGGCTGCGGCGGTTCATCGCGGCCCACCTCGGCGTTTACCCGGAGCTGCGCAACGACCCGACCGCGGGCGCACAGTCGGAGCTAAGCCCCTATCTGCATTTCGGGCAGATTTCGCCGGTGGAGGTCGCGAGGGCGGTGCTCGAGGCGGAGGCCCCCCGCGCGGCGAAAGAGGCATTCTTGGAAGAGCTCATCGTCCGGCGCGAGCTTTCGATGAATTTCGCGCGCTACAACCCGCGCTGCCAGCACTACGACGCGCTGCCCGCCTGGGCGCGCGCGACACTCGCCGCGCACGCCGGCGACCCACGCCCGCATGTGTACACGCTCGAGCAATGGGAGGCTGCTGCGACGCACGATCCGGCCTGGAACGCCGCGCAGCGCGAGATGGTGATCACCGGGAAGATGCACAACTACATGCGTATGTACTGGGGCAAGAAGATCCTCGAGTGGAGCCGGTCGCCAGAGGAAGCGTTCGCGATCGCGCTGCGCTTGAACGATCGCTACGAGCTGGACGGCCGCGATCCGAACTCCTGCGCCGGTGTCGCGTGGTGCTTCGGCAAGCACGATCGCCCGTGGGCGGAGCGGCCGGTGTTCGGGACGGTGCGCTATATGAGCGCCGCGGGTCTGCACCGGAAGTTCGATGTGGAGGAGTACATCCGCCGCTGGCGCGATGCCCCGCGCTGAACGGGCGCCGGGACTGGCGGGACGATGCAGTTTCGCTATGCTGCGCCGCATGGCGGGCGTGGAACTGGTCGCAACCGGCGCGGAACTGCTCAGCGGTCGCACTGTGAACACTCATGCGCAGCGGCTGGCGCACGCGCTGGCGCCGCTCGGGCTGCGACTCACGCGCGAGACCTCTGTGCCGGACGATCGCGCCGCGATTGCGGACGCGGTGCGCGGGGCGCTCGCGCGCGCGACGGTCGTCGTTGTCACCGGCGGACTGGGGCCGACGGAGGACGACGTCACGCGCGAAGCGGTCGCGGAGCTGCTCGGCGCGGATCTGCGGTTGGACGAGCCCTCGCTCGAACGGATTCGCGAGCGGTGCGAGCGCTACGGGCAGACGCTCACCGAATCGCGCCGGCGGCAGGCGCTGGTGCTGGAGGGTGCGGAAGTGTTGCCCAATCCCGTCGGCGCGGCGCCCGGGGAACGGCTGACGCTGCCGGACGGGCGGACGCTGTTTCTGCTGCCCGGCCCGCCGCGCGAGTTTGAGGCGCTGCTGAACGGTCAGGTGTTGCGCTGGCTGCGCGAGCATGCGGGCGCGGAACCGGTGGTCGAGGAAGTGCGAATGATCTGCGGGCTGGGCGAGTCGGACGTGATCGAACGCCTGCAGGCGGCGGGATTTGATCCGCGGCCGTTCGAGCTGGCCTACTGCGCGGCGCCCGGGCAGCTCGAAGTGCGGCTGACCGGCACTGCGGCGGACGCGTCGCGGCTGGCCGCGCTGGCACGGCAACTGGAGGAGATCCTCGGCGAGCACGTTTACTCGCGGCAGCGCGAGGATCTCGCCGCCGTAGTGGCGCGCGAACTGCTGAGCCGCGGCGCAACGCTCGCGGTCGCGGAGTCGTGC contains these protein-coding regions:
- a CDS encoding deoxyribodipyrimidine photo-lyase; its protein translation is MVEPERVAVLNPAPERPDGRYVLYWMQQSQRAEWNPALARAIEHANRFRRPVVVGFALTPSYPDANARHYCFMLEGLEEVRRTLQTRGIGWVLRIGDPPEVIAALASEAVLVVTDRGYMPVQVAWRRELAARVHVRLEQVEGDVVVPVETASDHEEYAARTLRPKIHRHRARFLTPFAEPEVAVRCDAAPVGEVWTNTGDLLRRLRVDGSVAPSTIFHGGTSEARRRLRRFIAAHLGVYPELRNDPTAGAQSELSPYLHFGQISPVEVARAVLEAEAPRAAKEAFLEELIVRRELSMNFARYNPRCQHYDALPAWARATLAAHAGDPRPHVYTLEQWEAAATHDPAWNAAQREMVITGKMHNYMRMYWGKKILEWSRSPEEAFAIALRLNDRYELDGRDPNSCAGVAWCFGKHDRPWAERPVFGTVRYMSAAGLHRKFDVEEYIRRWRDAPR
- a CDS encoding competence/damage-inducible protein A yields the protein MPRAERAPGLAGRCSFAMLRRMAGVELVATGAELLSGRTVNTHAQRLAHALAPLGLRLTRETSVPDDRAAIADAVRGALARATVVVVTGGLGPTEDDVTREAVAELLGADLRLDEPSLERIRERCERYGQTLTESRRRQALVLEGAEVLPNPVGAAPGERLTLPDGRTLFLLPGPPREFEALLNGQVLRWLREHAGAEPVVEEVRMICGLGESDVIERLQAAGFDPRPFELAYCAAPGQLEVRLTGTAADASRLAALARQLEEILGEHVYSRQREDLAAVVARELLSRGATLAVAESCTGGLIMQRLTSVPGSSQWFRGGVVAYANDVKTHWLGVPEPMLREHGAVSEPVVHAMALAARERFAADYALATSGIAGPGGGTPEKPVGLVWWALCDAQTTLARSRRFPGDRELVRQWAAQFTLDLLRRRLQGVV